A part of Providencia sp. PROV188 genomic DNA contains:
- a CDS encoding ParA family protein codes for MSILDQILIIGQRMKAEQISLKESIAEVNTIKVTDEQVDGLDRLIYNHCLNKTALADFFGKSRNTFSKIVTEMQAKKIIGEPIFQNKNHLYTRFDVQVIMEELGAHRYSDMYKPRAIVIENHKGGTGKSTTTATIATAAALDLHLNARCCIVDLDPQGSIGNNLIRTTNDDDIYLTITDVLLAEYEPDGDYSQYIAAGYSEADIIANIPFSTHLPNMDVITAFPTDDRFTDLYWRLSKDERNKLLTRFRDIVVPVLKEHYDLIFIDTPPQDSPIIWSTNEAADALLVPITPREYDFASTTNYMLTIGARLQQLPSRGENIKWMKVLAVNVDDRSQHEVRTLNKLVRTVQDKFMTTNIKHSEAFVAAAERGRTILDIKKSEDLCPAKQFDIAEMSVNSVYQQFINEIKSFSAKSE; via the coding sequence ATGTCAATTTTAGATCAAATATTAATAATTGGTCAGCGGATGAAAGCTGAACAAATTTCACTAAAAGAATCTATCGCTGAAGTAAATACGATTAAAGTTACTGATGAACAAGTAGATGGTCTGGACCGGCTTATATATAACCACTGTTTAAACAAAACAGCTTTGGCTGATTTTTTTGGAAAATCCCGCAATACATTCTCAAAGATTGTGACTGAAATGCAGGCTAAAAAAATCATTGGCGAACCTATTTTTCAAAATAAAAACCATCTTTATACTCGATTCGACGTTCAAGTGATCATGGAAGAACTGGGTGCTCATCGTTACTCAGATATGTATAAGCCAAGAGCCATCGTCATAGAAAACCATAAAGGTGGAACAGGCAAAAGTACAACTACAGCAACAATTGCAACAGCGGCTGCATTAGATCTACACCTAAACGCCCGCTGCTGCATCGTAGACTTAGACCCTCAAGGATCAATCGGAAATAATCTTATCCGAACGACTAATGATGACGATATTTATCTGACAATTACGGATGTTTTGCTAGCTGAATACGAACCTGATGGTGATTATTCTCAATATATAGCCGCAGGTTATTCTGAGGCAGATATCATCGCCAATATTCCATTCAGTACACATCTTCCGAATATGGATGTTATTACAGCATTTCCCACAGATGATAGATTCACTGACCTATACTGGCGTTTAAGCAAAGATGAACGAAATAAGCTTCTCACTCGTTTTAGAGATATTGTCGTTCCTGTTCTAAAAGAGCATTATGATCTTATCTTTATCGACACCCCCCCACAAGACTCGCCAATCATATGGTCAACAAATGAAGCTGCTGATGCACTACTAGTGCCAATAACGCCGCGTGAATATGACTTTGCTTCCACAACAAATTATATGCTAACGATTGGTGCACGTTTACAGCAGCTGCCATCTAGGGGAGAAAATATCAAATGGATGAAGGTACTAGCTGTTAATGTCGATGACAGAAGCCAGCATGAAGTTCGAACATTAAACAAGCTTGTACGTACCGTACAAGACAAATTCATGACAACTAATATAAAACATTCAGAGGCTTTTGTTGCAGCAGCGGAAAGGGGCAGGACAATCTTAGATATCAAAAAATCAGAGGATTTATGTCCTGCAAAACAATTCGATATAGCTGAAATGTCAGTAAATTCAGTATATCAACAATTTATAAATGAAATCAAAAGTTTCTCTGCAAAAAGTGAGTAA
- a CDS encoding ParB family protein — translation MADVERDTNKDMYLGNSKKTRFEQRNGLPSLKGENIPKRAFTLKDGRKVDAEHIIVAGDKISEQTVVHSLNPRNQEALDENSMGDILEQIKQRGVDTEGIAVRKDGIYHLIEGSRRRYCCIKLSTDLPLWVLPNDISNEDIFSIISAAQSSRKLSYREVGIQYQKLMEDNNFTTNEQLAQYIGISTESVRKRIQAALIDVRLINLFPDCEGIPNTFYARLSKLQSNANKEGIDLAALCKEVKDNRKGLVIDNIQETQKNILDDLSTILELMTDKTKPTSAWKTSDIVEFNNKDQYARISYSGNGRKVRFEFNRLNQTVIQELERLIKLKLSKMVQEKSKE, via the coding sequence ATGGCTGATGTAGAAAGAGATACAAACAAAGATATGTATTTAGGAAATTCGAAAAAAACACGTTTTGAGCAGAGAAATGGACTCCCCTCTTTAAAAGGGGAAAATATCCCCAAAAGAGCCTTTACACTGAAAGACGGGCGTAAAGTTGATGCTGAACACATCATAGTCGCAGGGGATAAAATCTCTGAACAAACTGTTGTTCATTCTCTTAATCCACGTAACCAGGAAGCATTGGATGAGAACTCCATGGGCGATATTCTGGAACAAATAAAACAACGGGGAGTGGATACTGAAGGTATTGCTGTCAGAAAGGATGGTATTTACCACTTAATTGAAGGAAGTCGGCGTCGCTATTGCTGCATAAAATTATCTACCGATCTGCCATTATGGGTTTTACCAAACGACATATCCAATGAAGATATTTTCTCTATCATTAGTGCTGCGCAGAGTTCTCGAAAGCTATCTTACCGCGAGGTAGGTATACAGTATCAAAAGCTAATGGAGGATAATAACTTCACAACTAATGAACAACTAGCCCAATATATTGGTATAAGTACTGAGTCAGTTCGTAAACGCATTCAGGCAGCATTAATTGATGTGCGTCTAATTAATTTATTTCCTGACTGCGAAGGAATTCCCAATACATTCTATGCCCGTCTTTCTAAACTCCAAAGTAATGCAAATAAAGAGGGCATAGATTTAGCAGCACTATGCAAAGAGGTTAAAGATAATCGTAAAGGCTTAGTAATCGACAATATCCAGGAAACACAAAAAAATATATTAGACGATTTATCAACTATTTTAGAGTTGATGACAGACAAAACTAAACCCACATCAGCATGGAAAACCTCTGATATTGTCGAATTCAATAATAAGGATCAATATGCCCGTATTAGCTACAGTGGAAACGGTAGAAAAGTGCGTTTTGAATTTAATAGGCTTAATCAAACCGTTATTCAAGAGCTTGAACGCTTGATAAAGCTAAAGCTGTCTAAAATGGTTCAAGAAAAAAGTAAAGAATAA
- a CDS encoding TcdA/TcdB catalytic glycosyltransferase domain-containing protein, whose product MRVNSVIFNSPQENNTTALNNTSNDIGISDKSEKTYEPFINRITKIKNTSTEDVVAIGGFIQEEIRKTLNPTTSQHPVTTSGNWKTAILYRIGLLMSGHASPSTPLINGNNNVNLNDIESVASKEPIISNLAPLEHVYNTPSLTIPHELEVKSKVIKKRSLEDGSKEQKAHHLNTNGKYSLTPNNILDKIHNGSKKKHEIRPELISLLKQSINGYLNLKDKNSREGIEMLKQQANTLSNIYYSLNKHGNTRNNEVEKNNIIKLIAEVQNEYKSHKVEIEKNINIAWIAGVPPESITRYAKAYKNAYPDFIYNFWTDSHAMLASAFNKELRIIAFENAKNELLSLLSYEEIHRLKNGQDFSESFNIKLTDLFERCLFKSVLQVQDSVMNYAYIKGLLTFNDNHRIEFLKEILNYDAEKIKEFQQIVEENNRKLRELEKKLIDIFGKENVNIKDVNELPEMQIAHKKQNYQQELILRGNYAAATDMLRAYILKNHGGIYADHDVMPNYTPEVYKIVQDNCNNYDFLEKEDHRRALSDEILSLVSNEPSAGLKHKLPREDITKLDNIISKLKIQVKESKIFSPIDTKVIRDSMMMHKSHQLSRKGWKIRGNNNFLATHKESKVMDFVIAGQENTYREILGIREQLRTEGIGEQRAFYNPNNDSLEPLRGSEKVESKLFVSDLESNEKKSRKKEILKSLDKDLKEYGQLLTVENQGVKKKDIRATQNFLKGYKEGNAINNIFGFKEEMNIHDIVSLMKKNYKNLSEEQKGALAYEVEKRALAVTFQPRVEEYHQLFDKVKSNGEIDPLAKEKLIPQLFLLNLVGDGFGGRCDPLSVLLLSAKYQESLTNENLSGKFIENLYSAAAVLSESSRYTKTEIMKAKELLNTLVRLHSKNPMLSTDQQVWKEKKEKQTLHSTIELLKKESIEPILLKLEAPGHAMAAWAVGKGENRIYGFYDPNGGFVEFSDIEKFSHYFYGIFENNGLDKGKKYHLSKDTEGEKFIFERVVILNGEKLAHYKTGINEKPLLDILKINVFEPEIRIKQKKEKFSPKKYYQGSLFSHYRMDGIIPQKYSTLSITGPDAMMNSMKKYYESLGELGQCRLEQHNNKFKGLGDDSFMGNLKEVVGASGQHYDWINQKTVGINDITPDDESTWVGKKLDIKEVLTSIESNKQSSILFDITPTKLNLEKLQTGWPSELVQKLKLEWPNFEDDYNKLIDRNILDLNMLSDIDQKIHKHLLTCEDSLVKWAGLSLSDQLTNALHRKKTPINNQVHYLLSDLSQDIHGYKKSIRSILASNISTKISIWRDDFINKLLVAKEFTILKARENEIINLFKEYNGVLGYELELYYGLKRKSQLGTISVTEKEKLSTVLQKIAQDKNLEKKLIEIERKIKSLPIQDNFKINGKTINFLKIKDINDLKYNIGYKGDIITLWNKYITNEQQIINSLLQEADNKWGKGKIEIRNISTDLKDNHLIQKMINDRYGFDDLNDIVKHGILRQESGVMMRHPALAAPSTELIKIISDYTGGNDTDTKIILKKLYNHFFGKDIVHFGPSNYEQSLRLTFESILDVLDKNNFSKYFLSVMNQDVSALGVRYSSVEGKLTSDIMMSGMKDILSNNNIVLDRMGNFLEVLYDVKKSKDITLELIKSKFNQNTLGFMLQNDAHILEYLKGTSTHHESSLSDISRGLTGKNSFLECALHITQDKFPSITNNLLKEINSKQPSVYSIADSTLIEQSTLKGLGYGSNDNYLTNPIAGPKLHDISIQAKYNALKWGDFYGRNALLWQDAATKFEGKNVQFNPQILLTPQEGRCMGLAELYLLVKNENHYNILQENLELASALYQESLLEQSQLSLADKHLLTSMLNQIEHAQQHGNNKLLQSTNIEKIRLSDFEVNTVAEYLSANHIKKLLITMNFHSIVISIFEDKCRVTDPNFGSADFTNLEQALNFVESSIHISPEVRELYSGKAIGDNIDILFVRNNHWESIVIPDVLNLSTHHYQSTVEKIKSLNFIIKIDNNQFNLFDLYKYGIYWNGARIDENINKTVFNSNELDKLNINEKILKKYIDEHHLTEKEHDAIKLLVETLKSSDGEKKLNLDDVFFSDNKDKHFSHRVQRQSERVGQMLSNIYSRIRNAISSTGISQFKIKNTILSDSSETIKLALEELDTRKVVNVDINISDLKMTLREGLDALSEGVDNMNLDGVMAILGIIQYVRLTHNGDYVSTVDHANLGSDIKTVTEKIVGTTLMFMGNKKFGTSISDISLEGIVSQQISQLATKIGGSTGKVLSHVAKLIRFPVLDTALNLWSLGESVQSYLDAKEGSLEKTLAEIDISFASTYSALTLSSIAFPPIGLAAFPLMFLQQEIRNFQMHLYHENSRRASWLNIETFFNQAAESILNIDKYNGVIDLSSCQIVGNLKLDLTSNPPILTGIPSYNDGKNIGNNPNLSDEEVRKISQYAISCVNKDEVYIPNIFGNSGGTHCRDRSSESNLVKGFANRNWPSKMPSIPAGDYNTAILGYTATFTANTEVIRMAWDDYQEVSRENYQAIEKSHKHTKVIAGEKNFRVIVPALERSMFSPQNLGELLQFADYSFDINGGIGGITVYANGVGHFTIRGENGAKNTISFGELPEYLNVHLDLSKTGKQDVVTYNVASYPYKQKTLMTLIQDNINTVVGSHHRKNTFIGNNQGNHFIIGHSGANVYLGGGSNVITIPSLSGKSFIANIYLTDDAQMQYLQFGFGINKIFIANRYHSEILFYFDDNTRYDEKILMIHAPNKRFIGGFLDSLMISTADGLELGINKSGLLFAKKINVIEFSKYHKYNHILTPKEVLQNEKFRVLKGLIYEFDYGDHKAIYEENSLIYKGLSSGCKIQLSNEFSSVLYGSKGGEYIFPGDNGNNYTIYLHNDNENPETINLSGVSNKIKVTAYCKHSKCILKFFFNDTYSTLIIKSNSIDNQSLQKYNVNIIFNKNKEMQLSDIFKLCSHMENEVVIYNN is encoded by the coding sequence ATGAGAGTTAATTCAGTGATTTTTAATTCACCACAAGAAAACAACACAACTGCACTAAATAACACATCTAATGATATTGGCATTAGTGATAAGAGTGAGAAAACTTATGAGCCATTTATTAATCGAATTACAAAGATTAAGAACACCTCAACTGAAGATGTGGTGGCTATTGGTGGCTTCATTCAAGAGGAAATAAGGAAAACACTTAATCCCACAACAAGTCAACATCCAGTAACAACCAGTGGAAATTGGAAAACAGCCATTTTGTATCGAATTGGATTATTAATGTCTGGTCATGCATCGCCTTCTACACCTTTAATTAATGGTAATAATAACGTTAATCTAAACGACATTGAATCAGTTGCCTCTAAAGAACCTATTATATCTAATCTGGCACCACTAGAGCATGTTTATAATACACCCAGTTTAACAATACCTCACGAATTAGAAGTGAAAAGTAAAGTAATCAAGAAAAGGAGCCTTGAAGATGGTAGCAAGGAACAAAAAGCACATCACTTAAATACTAATGGGAAATACTCCTTAACACCAAATAATATATTAGATAAAATTCACAATGGCTCTAAGAAAAAACATGAAATTCGTCCAGAGCTTATTAGCTTATTAAAGCAAAGTATAAATGGTTATTTGAATTTAAAAGATAAAAACAGTAGGGAAGGTATTGAGATGTTAAAGCAACAAGCGAATACCTTGTCTAATATTTACTATTCTTTAAATAAACATGGTAACACTAGAAATAATGAGGTCGAGAAAAATAATATTATTAAACTGATAGCTGAAGTTCAAAATGAATATAAGTCACATAAAGTTGAAATAGAAAAAAATATTAACATTGCTTGGATTGCAGGAGTACCACCAGAAAGTATCACAAGATATGCCAAAGCGTATAAAAACGCATATCCTGATTTTATTTACAACTTTTGGACTGATTCTCATGCTATGTTGGCAAGCGCTTTTAATAAGGAACTTAGAATTATTGCTTTTGAAAATGCAAAGAATGAGCTACTTAGTTTATTAAGTTATGAAGAGATTCACCGTTTAAAAAACGGACAAGATTTTTCTGAAAGTTTTAATATAAAATTAACCGATCTTTTTGAGCGTTGTTTGTTCAAGTCTGTATTACAAGTTCAGGATTCGGTGATGAACTATGCTTATATCAAAGGGTTATTAACATTTAATGACAATCATCGCATTGAATTCTTGAAAGAAATCTTAAATTATGATGCAGAAAAAATAAAGGAATTTCAACAAATAGTTGAAGAAAACAACAGAAAATTACGTGAGTTAGAGAAAAAACTTATCGATATCTTTGGTAAAGAAAATGTAAACATAAAAGATGTTAATGAATTACCTGAAATGCAGATAGCGCATAAAAAACAAAATTATCAACAAGAGCTAATTCTTCGAGGAAATTATGCCGCAGCAACCGACATGCTACGCGCCTATATATTAAAAAATCACGGTGGAATTTATGCTGACCATGATGTTATGCCGAATTATACCCCCGAAGTTTATAAAATAGTGCAAGATAATTGTAATAATTACGATTTCCTTGAAAAAGAAGACCATCGTCGTGCTCTAAGTGACGAAATATTATCATTAGTAAGCAATGAACCTAGTGCGGGATTAAAACATAAACTACCTCGAGAAGACATCACAAAATTGGATAATATAATTAGTAAACTAAAAATACAAGTTAAAGAGAGTAAAATATTTTCCCCCATTGATACCAAAGTAATACGAGATTCAATGATGATGCATAAGAGTCATCAACTTAGTAGAAAAGGTTGGAAAATAAGAGGCAATAATAATTTCCTTGCCACCCATAAAGAGAGTAAAGTCATGGATTTTGTTATTGCGGGACAAGAAAATACATACCGAGAAATTCTAGGTATAAGGGAACAGTTAAGGACAGAAGGGATAGGGGAACAGCGTGCATTCTATAATCCGAATAATGATAGCCTTGAACCATTACGAGGGAGTGAAAAGGTTGAATCTAAGTTATTTGTTTCTGATTTAGAAAGTAATGAAAAAAAATCCAGAAAAAAAGAAATATTAAAAAGTTTGGATAAGGACCTAAAAGAATATGGGCAATTACTTACAGTAGAAAATCAAGGTGTAAAAAAGAAAGATATTAGGGCAACTCAAAATTTTCTTAAAGGATATAAAGAGGGTAATGCCATAAATAATATTTTTGGATTCAAGGAAGAGATGAATATCCACGATATTGTTTCATTGATGAAAAAAAATTACAAAAATTTATCTGAAGAACAAAAAGGAGCATTAGCTTATGAAGTTGAAAAGCGTGCTTTGGCGGTAACTTTTCAACCTAGAGTAGAGGAATACCATCAACTTTTTGATAAAGTAAAGTCCAATGGTGAAATTGACCCATTAGCCAAGGAAAAACTAATCCCCCAACTCTTTTTATTAAACTTGGTTGGAGATGGATTTGGGGGGCGATGTGACCCTTTATCGGTACTTCTGCTGTCAGCAAAATATCAAGAGAGTTTAACTAATGAAAATCTATCAGGCAAATTCATTGAAAATTTATATTCTGCTGCAGCGGTATTAAGTGAGTCATCACGTTATACAAAGACTGAAATTATGAAAGCCAAAGAACTGTTAAATACTTTGGTGAGATTACATTCCAAAAATCCAATGCTATCTACTGATCAACAAGTATGGAAAGAGAAAAAAGAAAAACAAACTTTACATAGCACCATTGAATTATTGAAGAAAGAAAGTATAGAGCCAATATTGTTAAAGTTAGAAGCACCAGGACATGCTATGGCTGCTTGGGCTGTAGGCAAAGGCGAAAATAGAATATATGGCTTCTATGATCCTAATGGTGGTTTTGTTGAGTTTTCAGATATAGAGAAATTCAGTCATTATTTTTATGGAATATTTGAAAATAATGGTCTAGATAAAGGAAAAAAATATCACTTAAGTAAGGATACTGAAGGAGAAAAATTTATATTCGAGCGTGTTGTTATTTTGAATGGAGAAAAATTAGCACATTATAAAACAGGTATTAATGAAAAACCATTACTCGATATTTTAAAAATTAATGTGTTCGAGCCCGAGATAAGAATAAAGCAGAAAAAAGAAAAGTTTTCTCCTAAGAAATACTATCAAGGCTCTTTATTTTCTCATTATCGTATGGATGGTATTATACCCCAAAAATACAGCACACTATCTATTACTGGACCGGATGCCATGATGAACTCCATGAAAAAATATTATGAGTCATTGGGAGAGCTTGGACAGTGTCGTTTAGAACAACATAATAATAAATTTAAAGGATTGGGCGATGATTCATTTATGGGGAATCTTAAAGAGGTAGTAGGAGCTTCAGGTCAACACTATGATTGGATTAATCAAAAAACAGTAGGTATAAATGACATTACACCGGATGATGAAAGTACATGGGTTGGTAAGAAATTAGATATAAAAGAAGTATTAACATCAATTGAGTCAAATAAACAAAGTAGTATATTATTTGACATTACACCAACCAAATTAAATTTGGAAAAGCTACAGACAGGATGGCCATCTGAGTTAGTGCAAAAATTAAAATTAGAATGGCCAAATTTTGAAGATGATTACAATAAGCTCATTGATAGAAACATTTTAGACTTAAATATGTTATCTGATATTGATCAAAAAATACATAAACACTTACTAACATGTGAAGATAGCCTTGTAAAATGGGCAGGTCTTTCTTTATCTGATCAATTAACGAATGCTCTACATAGAAAAAAAACACCTATCAATAATCAAGTTCATTATTTATTATCTGATCTTAGTCAAGACATTCATGGATATAAAAAATCAATTCGTTCTATTCTTGCAAGTAATATTAGTACAAAAATTTCAATTTGGAGAGATGATTTCATTAATAAGTTATTAGTGGCTAAGGAATTTACAATATTAAAAGCAAGAGAAAATGAAATAATCAATTTATTTAAAGAGTATAATGGAGTTTTAGGTTATGAGTTGGAGCTATATTACGGATTAAAAAGAAAGTCACAATTAGGAACTATTTCAGTTACAGAAAAAGAAAAGCTATCTACTGTTTTACAAAAGATTGCACAAGATAAAAATTTAGAAAAAAAATTAATTGAAATTGAAAGAAAAATAAAATCCTTACCTATTCAGGATAATTTTAAGATTAATGGGAAAACAATTAATTTTTTAAAGATTAAAGATATAAATGATCTAAAGTATAATATTGGTTATAAAGGGGATATAATAACATTATGGAATAAATATATTACGAATGAACAGCAAATAATCAACTCATTATTGCAAGAGGCGGATAATAAGTGGGGTAAAGGAAAAATAGAAATTAGAAATATTTCTACTGATTTAAAAGATAATCATTTAATCCAAAAGATGATAAATGATAGATATGGTTTTGATGACCTCAATGACATAGTTAAACACGGAATTCTTCGCCAAGAATCGGGGGTGATGATGAGGCATCCGGCTTTAGCTGCACCATCAACTGAACTGATAAAAATCATATCAGATTATACCGGGGGTAATGATACGGATACAAAAATTATTCTGAAAAAACTTTACAACCATTTTTTTGGTAAAGATATCGTTCATTTTGGTCCAAGCAATTATGAACAATCATTAAGATTGACTTTTGAATCTATTTTAGATGTATTGGATAAAAATAATTTTAGTAAATATTTCCTATCTGTCATGAATCAAGATGTCTCTGCTTTAGGAGTAAGATATTCCAGTGTTGAAGGGAAATTAACATCTGACATTATGATGTCCGGTATGAAAGATATATTATCTAATAATAATATTGTATTGGATAGAATGGGGAATTTTTTAGAGGTGCTTTATGACGTTAAAAAGAGTAAAGATATAACGTTAGAGTTAATAAAATCTAAATTCAATCAGAATACTCTAGGCTTTATGTTACAGAATGATGCTCATATTCTTGAATATCTAAAAGGAACATCTACTCATCATGAATCGTCACTCTCAGACATTAGTAGAGGCTTAACAGGTAAAAACAGCTTTTTAGAATGTGCTCTACACATAACACAGGATAAATTTCCCAGTATTACAAATAACCTTTTAAAAGAAATAAACTCAAAACAACCCTCAGTATATTCAATAGCAGATTCAACCTTGATTGAGCAAAGTACGTTGAAAGGATTGGGATATGGGAGTAACGACAACTATCTCACCAATCCTATTGCGGGACCTAAGTTACATGATATATCTATTCAAGCAAAATATAACGCATTAAAGTGGGGGGACTTTTATGGCAGAAATGCCCTCTTATGGCAAGATGCAGCAACAAAATTTGAAGGGAAGAATGTTCAATTTAATCCTCAAATACTGCTTACGCCCCAAGAAGGTCGCTGTATGGGGTTAGCTGAGTTGTATCTTCTTGTTAAGAATGAAAATCATTATAATATTTTACAAGAAAATCTAGAGTTAGCCAGTGCGTTATACCAAGAGAGTCTGCTCGAACAATCTCAGCTTTCCCTAGCCGATAAACACTTGTTAACATCGATGCTAAATCAAATAGAGCATGCGCAACAACATGGTAATAATAAACTATTACAGTCAACAAATATAGAAAAGATTAGACTATCTGATTTTGAAGTTAATACTGTTGCTGAATATTTATCAGCTAATCATATCAAAAAATTACTAATCACAATGAATTTTCATAGCATAGTGATTTCGATCTTTGAGGATAAATGTCGAGTAACAGATCCTAATTTTGGTTCTGCAGATTTTACTAATTTAGAACAGGCATTAAATTTTGTTGAGAGCTCTATTCATATTTCGCCTGAAGTTCGAGAGCTGTACTCAGGAAAAGCAATAGGAGATAATATCGATATTCTCTTTGTGAGAAATAATCATTGGGAAAGTATTGTTATCCCCGACGTACTGAATTTAAGCACTCATCATTATCAATCTACAGTTGAAAAAATAAAGAGTTTAAATTTTATAATAAAAATTGATAATAATCAATTTAATTTATTTGATTTATACAAATATGGCATCTATTGGAATGGAGCTAGAATTGATGAAAATATTAATAAAACAGTATTTAATTCTAATGAACTAGACAAACTAAATATTAACGAAAAAATATTAAAGAAATATATTGATGAGCATCATTTGACAGAAAAAGAACATGATGCAATAAAGTTATTGGTCGAAACATTAAAATCTTCTGATGGAGAAAAAAAACTCAATCTTGATGACGTATTTTTTAGTGATAATAAAGATAAGCATTTTTCACATAGAGTACAGCGCCAAAGTGAGCGTGTAGGGCAAATGCTTTCGAATATATATTCGAGAATAAGAAATGCCATTTCATCAACAGGAATTAGTCAATTTAAAATTAAAAATACAATCTTATCTGATAGCTCAGAGACTATTAAATTAGCACTAGAAGAGTTAGATACTCGCAAAGTTGTAAATGTTGACATTAATATTTCAGATTTAAAAATGACTTTACGAGAAGGGTTAGATGCTCTATCTGAAGGTGTCGATAATATGAACCTTGATGGAGTTATGGCTATTCTAGGCATCATTCAATATGTGCGCTTAACACATAATGGTGATTACGTTTCTACAGTAGATCACGCTAATTTAGGATCAGATATTAAGACGGTAACCGAAAAAATTGTTGGTACAACACTAATGTTTATGGGAAATAAAAAATTTGGGACTAGTATTAGTGATATATCTTTGGAAGGAATAGTGTCACAACAAATCAGTCAATTAGCAACAAAAATTGGTGGTTCAACGGGAAAAGTATTGTCTCATGTTGCTAAGCTCATCAGATTCCCTGTTTTAGATACCGCATTAAATTTGTGGTCTCTTGGCGAATCCGTTCAATCTTATTTAGATGCTAAAGAGGGAAGCCTTGAAAAAACGTTGGCTGAGATTGATATTTCCTTTGCATCTACTTATTCTGCATTAACCTTATCAAGTATTGCTTTTCCCCCTATTGGATTAGCTGCTTTTCCGTTGATGTTTCTACAGCAAGAAATCAGAAATTTTCAAATGCATTTATATCACGAGAATTCAAGAAGAGCTTCATGGTTAAATATAGAGACGTTTTTTAATCAAGCAGCAGAAAGCATCCTAAATATAGATAAATACAATGGAGTGATAGATTTATCATCATGCCAGATAGTGGGAAATTTGAAACTAGACTTGACATCTAATCCACCAATACTCACTGGTATCCCTTCATATAATGATGGTAAAAATATTGGTAATAACCCTAATTTATCAGATGAAGAAGTAAGAAAAATCAGTCAATATGCCATTTCATGTGTCAATAAAGATGAGGTATATATCCCTAACATTTTTGGCAACTCTGGAGGAACACATTGTCGTGATCGGTCTTCCGAATCGAATTTAGTAAAAGGTTTTGCTAATCGAAATTGGCCTTCAAAAATGCCATCAATACCAGCTGGAGACTATAATACAGCCATTCTTGGTTATACGGCTACGTTTACAGCAAATACAGAAGTAATTAGAATGGCTTGGGATGATTATCAAGAGGTAAGTAGAGAAAATTATCAAGCTATAGAAAAAAGTCATAAACACACCAAAGTTATTGCAGGAGAAAAAAATTTTCGAGTCATAGTTCCTGCACTAGAACGCTCAATGTTTTCCCCGCAAAATTTAGGCGAATTACTTCAATTCGCTGATTATTCATTTGATATAAATGGTGGGATTGGAGGGATTACCGTATATGCTAATGGGGTAGGTCATTTCACTATTCGGGGAGAAAATGGAGCTAAAAATACAATTTCATTTGGTGAATTACCAGAGTATCTTAATGTTCACTTGGATCTTAGCAAGACAGGTAAACAGGATGTTGTGACTTATAATGTAGCCTCGTATCCCTATAAACAAAAAACGTTGATGACCTTAATTCAGGACAATATTAATACTGTTGTTGGTTCCCATCATAGAAAAAATACTTTTATCGGGAATAATCAAGGCAACCATTTTATTATTGGTCATTCTGGAGCTAACGTTTATCTTGGTGGGGGGAGTAATGTTATCACTATTCCTAGTCTGTCGGGAAAGTCATTTATAGCAAATATTTATTTAACTGATGATGCTCAAATGCAATATTTACAATTTGGGTTTGGTATTAACAAAATATTTATTGCTAACCGTTATCATTCTGAAATATTGTTTTATTTTGATGATAATACTCGTTATGATGAAAAGATACTTATGATCCATGCTCCCAACAAAAGATTTATTGGGGGGTTTTTAGATAGTCTTATGATTTCCACTGCGGATGGTTTAGAGCTTGGAATCAATAAATCTGGATTGCTATTTGCAAAAAAAATAAATGTGATTGAGTTTTCAAAATACCATAAATATAATCATATATTAACTCCTAAAGAAGTATTGCAAAATGAAAAATTTAGGGTATTAAAGGGGCTTATTTATGAATTTGACTATGGTGACCACAAAGCCATCTACGAAGAAAACTCCTTGATTTATAAGGGGTTGTCTTCAGGATGTAAAATACAATTAAGTAATGAGTTTTCATCTGTATTGTATGGTTCAAAAGGTGGTGAATATATTTTTCCTGGTGATAATGGGAACAATTATACTATTTACCTTCATAATGATAATGAAAATCCAGAGACTATTAATTTGTCTGGCGTAAGTAATAAGATTAAAGTTACTGCTTATTGTAAACATAGCAAGTGTATTTTAAAGTTTTTCTTTAATGATACATATTCTACATTAATAATAAAGTCAAACTCTATCGACAATCAAAGCTTGCAAAAGTATAACGTTAACATTATTTTTAATAAAAATAAAGAAATGCAATTATCCGATATTTTTAAATTATGTAGCCACATGGAAAATGAAGTAGTCATCTATAATAACTAG